In the Flagellimonas sp. HMM57 genome, one interval contains:
- a CDS encoding iron-containing alcohol dehydrogenase family protein, which produces MVPRVVFGQGSFSQLGDILLPKRRNSNAPFIFLVDDYFENKELAMSMPLMFNDRLIFVSAEEEPKTEQVDALVHEIRESFSELPSGIVGIGGGTLLDLAKAVAILLNNKGQAKDYQGWDLVSSPSIYHVGIPTISGTGAEVSRTTVLLGPEKKLGINSDHTTYDQVLLDPNLTKTVPKEQWFYTGMDCFIHCVESLHGTYLNAFSQSYGEKALELCKDVFLGNISESESRDKLMMASWHGGMSIAYSQVGVAHAMSYGLSYLLGIKHGIGNCLVFQHLEEFYPNGVNLFKQMLTKHNIKLPQGICADLTQNDFDTLIGVSLGMEALWENALGKDWKQIMTPERLQTIYQKI; this is translated from the coding sequence ATGGTTCCTAGAGTGGTTTTTGGACAAGGCAGTTTTAGTCAGTTAGGAGATATTTTGTTGCCCAAGCGAAGAAATTCCAATGCTCCGTTCATCTTTTTAGTGGACGATTATTTTGAGAACAAGGAACTCGCGATGAGCATGCCATTGATGTTCAACGACAGGTTAATTTTTGTTTCTGCGGAAGAGGAACCTAAAACAGAGCAAGTGGATGCTTTAGTACATGAAATTAGAGAAAGTTTCAGTGAATTACCATCTGGGATTGTGGGTATAGGAGGGGGCACACTTCTGGATTTAGCAAAAGCTGTTGCTATACTTCTTAATAACAAGGGACAGGCCAAAGACTATCAAGGTTGGGATTTGGTTAGCAGTCCTTCCATATATCATGTTGGAATCCCCACAATAAGTGGAACAGGGGCCGAAGTTTCAAGAACAACAGTACTATTGGGACCAGAAAAAAAACTTGGAATAAATTCAGATCATACAACATATGATCAGGTGCTCTTAGATCCAAATTTGACAAAAACCGTTCCTAAAGAACAATGGTTTTATACAGGAATGGATTGCTTTATACATTGTGTCGAATCTTTGCACGGTACATATTTGAACGCATTTAGCCAGAGCTATGGCGAAAAAGCCCTTGAGCTTTGCAAAGATGTATTTTTAGGGAATATTTCGGAAAGTGAGTCTAGAGATAAACTTATGATGGCCTCTTGGCATGGTGGTATGAGCATTGCGTATTCACAGGTAGGCGTTGCACATGCTATGAGTTATGGTCTCTCGTATCTTTTGGGAATAAAACATGGGATTGGAAATTGTCTTGTTTTTCAACATCTCGAAGAATTTTATCCAAATGGAGTGAATCTTTTTAAACAAATGCTAACTAAACATAATATAAAACTGCCTCAGGGGATCTGTGCAGATTTGACCCAAAATGATTTTGATACCTTGATTGGCGTTTCCCTGGGTATGGAAGCGTTATGGGAGAATGCACTGGGTAAGGACTGGAAACAAATCATGACCCCAGAACGCCTACAAACCATTTATCAAAAAATCTAG
- a CDS encoding Rrf2 family transcriptional regulator gives MLSTSTKYALKAVLYLAVNSSEKKKILAKDISNPTNIPKAYLSKLLQELSRHQIVSSVRGPGGGFYMTPENIKVPLIEIVKVIDGDSRLNSCMLSLSECDEERPCPIHHLIGNAKTNFVKNLEQHRLKDLIESIQSGKSVLPL, from the coding sequence ATGCTTTCCACTTCTACTAAATATGCCCTAAAAGCCGTACTTTATCTTGCGGTTAATTCTTCTGAAAAGAAGAAGATTTTAGCAAAGGATATTAGTAATCCTACCAATATTCCAAAAGCATATTTATCAAAGCTATTACAGGAACTGTCACGACATCAAATTGTATCCTCCGTTAGAGGGCCAGGTGGTGGATTTTATATGACACCTGAAAACATTAAAGTTCCATTAATAGAAATTGTAAAGGTCATAGATGGTGATAGTCGACTTAATTCCTGTATGTTGAGCCTTAGTGAATGTGATGAGGAGCGCCCATGTCCTATACATCACCTAATCGGTAATGCCAAGACAAATTTTGTTAAAAACCTTGAACAGCATCGTTTAAAAGATTTGATTGAAAGTATACAAAGTGGCAAGTCTGTTTTACCACTTTAA
- a CDS encoding DUF2490 domain-containing protein — protein MKVYCKNIVWFSALCLSCFVSTMVAQDGEVLPEESKFKDPVTRVWFNSYGNIRISKRLFWDAQTHVRFEETEDTPFIGQIGQIYNRHAIGYIYSKKVNFSLGGVVRINFNTDENSTERNVVPEWRIWHQYQFAQPLYSAMIYHRIRIEHRWTQGFEENSEYIFRNRWRYMFRAKVPLTNHKLVPRTLYVSPEAELIMQSGKEVVGSVMEDLRLTTTLGYIVTPRLTLAAGLMYSKGQTLENAGIFKQGWTMRFHVYFSPDIRKVKNKLPAIHLDD, from the coding sequence ATGAAGGTATATTGTAAGAATATAGTTTGGTTTTCAGCTTTGTGCTTGTCGTGTTTTGTATCCACGATGGTGGCTCAGGATGGTGAAGTGCTTCCAGAAGAATCCAAGTTTAAAGACCCAGTTACCAGAGTATGGTTTAATTCTTACGGCAATATCCGTATATCAAAACGTCTATTTTGGGATGCCCAAACCCATGTTCGCTTTGAAGAAACCGAAGATACTCCGTTTATTGGTCAAATAGGTCAAATATATAATCGACATGCTATCGGATATATTTATTCAAAAAAGGTCAATTTTAGTCTTGGAGGGGTAGTGCGCATAAATTTTAATACTGATGAAAATTCTACGGAACGAAATGTCGTTCCCGAATGGCGTATCTGGCATCAGTACCAATTTGCACAACCTCTGTACAGTGCCATGATATACCATAGGATCAGGATTGAGCATCGATGGACCCAAGGTTTTGAGGAAAACAGCGAATATATTTTTAGGAATCGATGGCGTTACATGTTCAGGGCAAAAGTCCCTTTGACCAATCACAAACTAGTACCAAGGACACTTTACGTTTCACCGGAAGCAGAATTGATTATGCAAAGTGGTAAAGAAGTGGTCGGTAGTGTTATGGAAGATTTGCGCTTGACCACTACTTTGGGCTATATTGTAACTCCACGATTAACATTGGCCGCAGGATTGATGTATTCGAAGGGACAAACATTAGAAAATGCAGGCATATTTAAACAGGGTTGGACCATGCGTTTCCATGTTTACTTTTCACCTGATATCAGAAAAGTCAAAAACAAACTTCCTGCTATTCACTTAGATGACTAA
- a CDS encoding DUF4126 domain-containing protein, with amino-acid sequence MSPDTIISIFLGIGLAASVGFRVFLPLFALSFAAYLGVWELNDNWQWIGSLTALIMLGVAMIVEIFAYFIPWVDNLLDSLAVPLAAIAGTAVMVSTVANLDPVITWSLAIIAGGGTATAIKGANAVGRVTSSTTTGGVANPVISTIETGTAVAVSTASILVPPIAAILVIIILFIIFRIYRKLRPRK; translated from the coding sequence ATGTCACCAGACACTATCATAAGTATTTTTTTAGGCATAGGCCTAGCCGCTTCTGTAGGTTTTAGAGTATTTCTGCCACTCTTTGCCTTAAGTTTTGCAGCGTATCTGGGTGTTTGGGAACTTAATGATAATTGGCAATGGATAGGAAGTTTAACGGCATTGATCATGTTGGGTGTTGCAATGATCGTAGAGATTTTTGCTTATTTCATACCGTGGGTGGATAATCTATTGGATAGTCTTGCCGTACCCTTGGCAGCGATTGCAGGTACTGCTGTGATGGTATCTACCGTGGCAAATTTAGACCCGGTCATAACATGGTCCTTGGCCATTATCGCAGGGGGCGGCACTGCAACAGCCATAAAAGGAGCCAATGCTGTAGGGAGGGTGACCTCTAGTACTACAACAGGAGGTGTGGCAAATCCCGTAATATCAACAATTGAAACGGGAACTGCTGTAGCAGTCTCGACCGCTTCAATCTTGGTGCCACCGATTGCAGCAATTCTAGTCATTATTATTTTATTCATAATATTCAGGATATATCGTAAACTGAGACCCAGAAAATGA
- a CDS encoding ATP-dependent RecD-like DNA helicase, translating into MNNFEPTAFLAILLEKFPHTPTLKQRVALEKLSKFVLNTKQEEVFLLKGFAGTGKTTLVGTMVSSLWKVKMSAVLMAPTGRAAKVMSVYSGNKAFTIHKKIYFPKKQTGDGIQFVLAPNKHRNTLFIVDEASMIPNTPADSKLFENGSLLDDLMFYIYSGHNCKLLLIGDTAQLPPVKLDLSPAMEEQRLSLNYNKEVECLELDEVMRQTSDSGILYNATNLREQLQSYFFEEFKFEVNPFKDIIRLIDGTEIQEAIDTAYNQNGKEETAIIVRSNKRANLYNQNIRERILFLDNEIAVGDFMMVVKNNYFWLRPNSEAGFIANGDIIEILELFSIVDLYGFSFAEVKVKMVDYPNQRPFETVLLLDTINAETPSLSYEEGNRLYQEVLQDYAHEKSKYKRFMGVKNNKYFNALQVKFSYAITCHKSQGGQWNTVFVEQPYLPNGVDKDYLRWLYTAVTRSKEKLFLIGFKDDFFVD; encoded by the coding sequence ATGAACAATTTTGAACCGACCGCTTTTTTAGCCATCTTATTGGAAAAATTTCCGCACACGCCAACTTTAAAACAAAGGGTGGCTTTAGAAAAACTTTCAAAATTTGTATTGAATACGAAACAAGAGGAAGTATTTCTATTGAAAGGATTTGCTGGTACTGGAAAGACGACTTTGGTAGGAACTATGGTGAGCAGTCTTTGGAAAGTGAAAATGAGCGCAGTCTTAATGGCTCCCACCGGTAGGGCGGCCAAGGTGATGTCCGTTTATTCAGGTAACAAAGCGTTTACCATCCATAAAAAAATATATTTTCCAAAAAAACAGACCGGAGACGGTATTCAGTTTGTTTTAGCCCCCAATAAGCATCGCAACACGCTCTTCATTGTCGATGAAGCCTCCATGATTCCCAATACCCCTGCAGATTCCAAACTTTTCGAAAATGGTTCGTTATTGGATGATTTAATGTTCTACATCTATTCCGGTCATAATTGTAAACTACTGTTGATCGGTGATACTGCCCAGTTACCACCTGTAAAACTAGACTTGAGCCCCGCTATGGAAGAACAAAGGCTTTCATTGAACTACAACAAAGAAGTTGAATGCTTGGAATTGGATGAGGTAATGCGGCAAACAAGTGATTCGGGAATCCTATATAATGCCACCAATCTAAGGGAACAGCTTCAATCCTATTTTTTTGAAGAATTTAAATTTGAAGTAAATCCTTTTAAAGATATCATTAGATTGATCGATGGCACGGAAATTCAGGAAGCTATCGATACCGCCTATAACCAAAATGGGAAAGAGGAAACCGCGATTATCGTTCGTTCCAATAAAAGGGCAAATCTCTACAATCAAAATATAAGGGAACGCATACTTTTTCTGGATAATGAGATAGCGGTAGGGGATTTTATGATGGTGGTGAAGAACAATTATTTTTGGTTAAGACCTAACTCGGAAGCCGGGTTTATCGCCAATGGAGATATTATAGAGATTCTGGAACTGTTTTCGATAGTAGATTTGTACGGATTTTCATTTGCAGAAGTAAAGGTGAAAATGGTAGATTACCCTAATCAGAGACCGTTTGAAACTGTTCTTTTGTTGGATACGATCAATGCAGAGACACCATCACTTTCCTATGAAGAGGGAAACCGACTCTATCAAGAAGTGCTTCAGGACTACGCACACGAAAAGTCTAAATACAAGAGGTTTATGGGAGTAAAAAACAATAAATATTTTAATGCACTACAAGTTAAATTCTCCTATGCGATAACTTGTCATAAATCCCAAGGAGGGCAGTGGAACACTGTTTTTGTGGAGCAACCCTATCTGCCCAATGGCGTGGACAAGGATTATTTACGATGGCTGTATACAGCGGTCACCAGATCTAAAGAAAAACTATTTCTTATTGGATTTAAAGATGATTTTTTTGTTGACTGA
- a CDS encoding HAD family hydrolase gives MEIDFKDIKVIGFDADDTLWVNETYFRDTEERFTELLEGYETKNKIDQELFKMEMDNLPLYGYGIKGFMLSMIESALDLSNDKVPQETISKILDLGKKMISHPVELLDGVEEVLAKLENKYRLIVLTKGDLLDQERKLEKSGISKYFHHVEVLSDKKEQNYSNLLEHLEIDVKEFLMIGNSLKSDVLPILNIGAKAIHIPFHTTWVHEMVNDSEQINNHLKLNSLREILKYLDNV, from the coding sequence ATGGAAATAGATTTTAAGGATATAAAGGTTATTGGTTTTGATGCCGATGACACCTTGTGGGTGAACGAAACCTATTTTAGGGATACGGAAGAGCGATTTACGGAGTTGTTGGAAGGGTATGAGACCAAAAACAAAATTGACCAAGAACTCTTTAAGATGGAAATGGATAATTTGCCCCTTTATGGCTATGGTATAAAAGGGTTTATGCTTTCCATGATAGAATCCGCATTGGATTTATCAAATGATAAAGTACCCCAGGAAACAATCTCCAAAATTTTGGATTTGGGAAAAAAGATGATATCGCATCCCGTTGAATTATTGGATGGAGTGGAAGAGGTCTTGGCCAAACTGGAAAATAAATACAGATTAATTGTACTCACCAAAGGCGATCTTTTAGATCAGGAAAGAAAGCTGGAAAAATCCGGGATTTCCAAATATTTTCATCACGTAGAGGTCCTTAGCGATAAAAAAGAACAAAATTATAGTAACCTATTGGAGCATTTGGAAATTGATGTCAAAGAGTTTTTAATGATAGGAAATTCTTTAAAGTCAGATGTATTACCTATATTGAATATTGGAGCCAAAGCCATCCATATTCCTTTTCATACAACATGGGTACATGAAATGGTAAATGATTCCGAACAAATAAACAACCACTTAAAACTGAACAGCCTTAGAGAAATTTTAAAGTATTTGGATAACGTATAA
- a CDS encoding MORN repeat-containing protein, whose product MNKAKNIGMILLVVMVLIATYGFFKITSLKKQLKTSEDKASGMFKKVSEYDELLRIDSLLVLGEYDSAINAYTSQLSDKDVEEASGIQLRIDIAKKLSNLNRSQQFSELDLTEKDSLDSIQNVRISSIPREIKQYDSLNFVLEKTKVELVGIKRQLQRKSFGEYITFTNKKGSQFHYVGEVKNNKANGYGIALLNTGSRYEGEWKDNQRHGEGNFYWADGEHYSGNYINDQRTGYGTYYWPNGEKYTGQWKDDKRNGEGVFYGADNQVVTQGIWKNDKLVEEDKSKS is encoded by the coding sequence ATGAATAAGGCAAAAAATATTGGAATGATTTTATTGGTGGTTATGGTGTTAATAGCTACATACGGATTTTTTAAGATTACCAGCTTAAAAAAGCAATTAAAAACTTCTGAGGATAAGGCTTCGGGCATGTTTAAAAAGGTAAGCGAGTATGACGAGTTACTGCGTATCGACTCTTTGCTCGTACTTGGTGAATACGATTCAGCCATAAATGCGTATACTTCTCAGCTGTCGGATAAAGATGTAGAAGAAGCTTCTGGAATACAGCTGCGTATTGATATTGCCAAAAAGTTATCCAACCTAAACAGGAGCCAACAATTTTCTGAATTGGACTTGACAGAAAAAGATTCTTTGGATTCCATTCAAAATGTTCGAATTTCCAGTATCCCCAGAGAAATTAAACAGTACGATTCCTTGAACTTTGTTTTAGAGAAAACCAAAGTAGAACTGGTGGGTATAAAACGGCAGCTACAGCGAAAGTCTTTTGGTGAGTACATAACGTTCACCAATAAAAAAGGTAGTCAGTTTCATTATGTGGGCGAAGTGAAAAATAATAAGGCCAATGGTTATGGTATAGCTTTGTTGAATACGGGGAGCCGCTATGAAGGAGAGTGGAAGGATAACCAACGCCATGGTGAAGGGAACTTTTACTGGGCAGATGGCGAACACTACTCAGGAAATTACATAAATGACCAACGAACCGGATATGGCACCTATTATTGGCCTAATGGAGAAAAATATACAGGCCAATGGAAAGATGACAAACGCAATGGCGAAGGTGTGTTTTATGGTGCTGATAACCAAGTTGTCACCCAAGGTATCTGGAAGAATGACAAATTGGTCGAAGAAGACAAAAGTAAGTCTTAA
- a CDS encoding 1-acyl-sn-glycerol-3-phosphate acyltransferase — MRKLYKFLYFKILGWKLIGGFPNVDKCVVAVVPHTHWLDFFLGLLVRKVINEEINYIGKRSLFKPPFGWFFRWTGGAPIDRSKSSNTVESIVNIFKERKVFRFALAPEGTRKKVSELKTGFYHIAVMAQVPIVAVAFDFGKKQVKISKAIYPTGEMQEDFKVFHNFFEGVVGKIPEYSF; from the coding sequence ATGCGTAAACTATACAAGTTTCTATATTTTAAAATTTTAGGTTGGAAACTGATAGGGGGGTTTCCGAATGTCGATAAGTGTGTTGTTGCTGTTGTTCCCCATACCCATTGGTTGGATTTCTTTTTAGGATTGTTGGTTCGGAAAGTAATCAATGAAGAAATCAATTATATTGGTAAGCGAAGTCTCTTTAAACCTCCATTTGGATGGTTTTTTAGATGGACCGGAGGAGCGCCGATTGATCGTTCAAAAAGTTCCAATACCGTTGAAAGCATTGTAAACATTTTTAAAGAACGCAAGGTTTTTAGATTTGCTTTGGCTCCGGAAGGTACGCGTAAAAAAGTTTCGGAACTAAAAACAGGATTTTACCATATAGCAGTAATGGCCCAAGTTCCCATAGTGGCCGTTGCGTTTGATTTTGGGAAAAAACAGGTGAAGATTTCAAAAGCAATTTATCCTACCGGGGAAATGCAAGAGGATTTTAAAGTATTCCATAATTTTTTCGAAGGAGTAGTGGGAAAAATTCCTGAATACAGTTTTTAG
- a CDS encoding DUF3822 family protein, with protein MTEKISKITSPDTDNTFKKLSIQVGLNGLSFCVLDTISNTVLAFEKIDFKTASTPYLLLKELKSVLNQQTKLDKDFAEVVVIHKNALFSLVPKTLFNKEELPNYLKFNAKIMANDQIVFDEIVNHDIVNVYIPFTNVNNYIFELFGEFEFKHSGTVLITMLLNQTRTSTEPTCYVQVSKKEMEIAVIADKKILFYNHFEYKTNEDFIYYLLFSLEQLQLNLEKVQLKLFGLVEEDNPIYELCYKYVKNVSVFIPKNSIFPVEDIEGKTFDFTLLSAL; from the coding sequence ATGACAGAAAAGATAAGTAAGATAACGAGTCCAGACACAGATAACACTTTTAAAAAATTGTCCATTCAGGTTGGCCTGAATGGACTTTCTTTTTGTGTTTTAGACACAATCTCCAATACAGTATTGGCTTTTGAAAAAATAGATTTCAAAACCGCTTCTACCCCGTATTTACTTCTCAAAGAGTTAAAATCAGTTTTAAACCAACAGACAAAACTTGACAAAGATTTTGCAGAAGTTGTTGTCATTCATAAGAATGCATTGTTCAGCTTGGTTCCCAAAACACTTTTTAATAAAGAAGAACTACCGAATTATCTTAAGTTCAATGCCAAGATAATGGCAAATGACCAGATTGTTTTCGATGAAATTGTCAATCACGACATCGTCAACGTTTATATTCCCTTTACCAATGTCAATAATTATATTTTTGAACTCTTTGGTGAATTCGAATTTAAACATAGCGGTACAGTTCTGATAACCATGTTATTAAACCAGACCAGAACGTCTACAGAACCGACCTGCTATGTTCAAGTCTCCAAAAAAGAAATGGAAATTGCTGTAATCGCTGATAAAAAAATACTTTTTTACAACCATTTCGAATACAAGACCAATGAAGATTTTATCTATTACCTACTCTTTAGTCTAGAACAGTTACAATTGAATTTGGAGAAAGTACAATTAAAATTATTTGGGCTTGTAGAAGAAGATAATCCCATCTATGAGCTGTGCTACAAGTACGTAAAAAATGTCTCTGTATTTATTCCGAAAAATAGCATTTTCCCAGTAGAGGATATAGAGGGAAAAACATTTGATTTCACATTATTAAGTGCCTTATAA
- the kdsB gene encoding 3-deoxy-manno-octulosonate cytidylyltransferase — translation MIPARYQASRFPAKLMQDLEGKPVIVRTYEAAIQTGLFDAVYVVTDSAIIFDTISAIGGHVLMSVNEHESGSDRIAEAVTELDVDIVVNVQGDEPFIDEVSLQKVIQVFHQDEKKEIDLASLMTPITDWDEISNPNTVKVIVDNQDFALYFSRSPIPYPRDKNSEATYYKHKGVYAFRKRALLDFQRLPMLPLEAKEKIEAIRFLEYGKKIKMVETHVAGIEIDTPEDLERAKKAWK, via the coding sequence ATGATACCCGCTAGGTACCAAGCTTCAAGGTTTCCGGCTAAGCTTATGCAAGATCTGGAAGGTAAACCTGTAATCGTACGAACTTATGAAGCGGCCATCCAAACTGGATTGTTTGATGCGGTTTATGTAGTGACGGACAGCGCTATAATTTTTGATACGATTTCGGCCATAGGCGGACATGTACTTATGAGTGTAAATGAGCACGAAAGTGGCAGTGATAGAATTGCTGAAGCAGTTACGGAACTGGATGTTGATATTGTGGTCAATGTTCAAGGTGACGAACCGTTCATAGACGAAGTAAGCTTACAGAAAGTAATACAGGTATTTCACCAAGATGAAAAAAAGGAAATCGACTTAGCTTCCTTAATGACGCCAATAACCGATTGGGACGAAATTTCCAATCCGAATACAGTGAAAGTTATCGTGGACAATCAGGATTTTGCGCTTTACTTTTCACGTTCACCAATTCCATATCCAAGAGACAAGAATAGTGAAGCCACCTATTACAAGCACAAGGGGGTATATGCTTTTAGGAAAAGGGCCTTGTTGGATTTTCAACGGTTGCCCATGCTTCCATTAGAGGCTAAGGAGAAGATAGAGGCAATTCGGTTTTTGGAATACGGGAAAAAAATAAAAATGGTCGAAACGCACGTAGCTGGTATAGAGATTGATACACCAGAAGACCTAGAGCGAGCAAAAAAGGCATGGAAATAG
- a CDS encoding TonB-dependent receptor domain-containing protein → MKSTRNYKGWLVALIYMGFLSMVAQETSTIKLLDKNNTLPIVGATFEYGIQNGITDGNGNFQVSYDEKNSIIFSHINYGKWTLDDEEVLTLFRDKVFYRQSVMVNLYPVTVIALRPNEKPNDRLKMGYQEQLAHDGAAVLNQNPALNSIRKGGNYGFDPVFRGFKYDQLNIVLDGAQGATAACPNRMDPPTSQMAPNILDRIEVLKGPHALRFGTGFGATINFVPVKLRFTEQDEIYGRVSSGYEGNGTVFRNEGKLGFSGDNHDISLFGSWSEGNDYTAGNGQTIAADFNRGSFGTNMGFRITDSNQIRFSVIYNVARDADFPALPMDLRDDDTWLFNARHDMTFDKKNLSSWNTTIFGSFVDHLMDNLLKPLDPRMLNAQTNATTYNFGGRTEGVWNFEKSNLFAGADFRREGAEGIRIREFLMGPNAGRTFEDNAWQDGYIAKGSMFGEYHLNLNKTLLVFSTRLELNTADINDAADEFVQANGDTRVSQFNPSFSLGATTNTGKNVTFGIWLGRAQRSAGLTERFINFFPVGQDPFELLGNPQLDPEINNQLDVTFQWKSDHTNINVDVFAGYLQDFISSFIDDDLSPRLPTSPGVRQFVNIEDAYKTGFELSWNQELLVGLQHQLGIAYTYAKDLERNEPLPEIAPLDLRYSLIGNYADGKLQPELVFRHVMQQSRISREFGETETPAFSLLNVQVAYQLTKGAKITAGVNNIFDENYYEHLNRSVRGNNVPIFAPGRNAFASINFAF, encoded by the coding sequence ATGAAATCTACACGAAACTATAAAGGGTGGCTGGTCGCCCTAATTTATATGGGCTTCCTTTCTATGGTAGCCCAAGAGACCAGCACAATTAAATTATTGGATAAGAATAATACCCTGCCAATTGTAGGGGCAACTTTTGAATACGGAATTCAAAATGGAATAACAGATGGAAATGGAAACTTTCAAGTTTCATATGATGAGAAGAATTCCATTATCTTTTCACACATCAATTATGGAAAATGGACCTTAGATGACGAAGAGGTCTTGACATTATTCCGTGATAAAGTTTTTTACCGGCAAAGTGTCATGGTCAATTTGTATCCGGTAACGGTGATTGCACTTAGGCCTAATGAAAAGCCTAATGACAGATTGAAGATGGGCTATCAAGAACAACTGGCACATGACGGTGCTGCCGTACTCAACCAGAACCCAGCGTTAAACAGTATTAGAAAAGGGGGCAATTATGGTTTTGACCCCGTATTTAGAGGGTTTAAATACGACCAATTGAACATTGTACTAGATGGTGCACAGGGTGCGACAGCAGCTTGCCCAAATCGTATGGATCCGCCTACAAGCCAAATGGCTCCAAACATATTAGATAGAATCGAGGTGCTCAAGGGCCCCCATGCCCTTCGCTTTGGAACAGGTTTTGGGGCGACTATTAATTTTGTGCCCGTGAAGTTACGCTTCACAGAGCAAGACGAGATATATGGTAGGGTTTCAAGCGGATATGAAGGTAATGGAACAGTATTTAGAAATGAGGGAAAACTAGGTTTTAGTGGCGACAACCATGATATCTCATTATTTGGTTCCTGGTCTGAAGGCAACGATTATACAGCAGGAAATGGTCAGACCATAGCTGCTGACTTTAACCGTGGAAGTTTTGGTACCAATATGGGCTTTAGAATTACGGATAGCAACCAAATCAGATTTTCGGTTATTTACAATGTCGCTAGAGATGCTGATTTTCCTGCTTTACCGATGGATTTGAGAGATGATGATACTTGGCTATTCAATGCCAGACATGATATGACTTTTGATAAAAAAAACCTGAGTTCGTGGAATACCACCATATTCGGTTCATTTGTAGACCATTTAATGGATAATCTTTTAAAACCTTTAGATCCAAGGATGTTAAATGCGCAAACGAATGCTACCACTTACAATTTTGGAGGTAGAACCGAAGGTGTCTGGAACTTTGAGAAATCAAACCTGTTTGCCGGTGCAGATTTTAGGCGTGAAGGGGCAGAAGGCATACGAATACGTGAATTTCTGATGGGACCGAATGCGGGCCGTACGTTCGAAGATAATGCGTGGCAAGATGGTTATATTGCCAAGGGTAGTATGTTTGGTGAATACCACTTGAATCTAAATAAGACCCTATTGGTTTTTTCTACTCGCTTAGAGCTAAATACAGCAGATATTAATGATGCTGCCGATGAGTTTGTACAAGCCAATGGCGATACCCGTGTTTCACAGTTCAATCCGAGTTTTAGTTTGGGCGCAACCACTAATACGGGCAAGAATGTCACCTTTGGCATATGGTTGGGGCGAGCACAGCGTAGCGCAGGGCTTACCGAACGTTTTATCAACTTTTTTCCGGTAGGTCAAGATCCTTTTGAATTGTTGGGCAATCCACAACTTGATCCAGAGATCAACAACCAACTGGATGTAACTTTTCAATGGAAAAGCGATCATACGAATATAAACGTTGATGTATTTGCTGGGTATTTACAAGACTTCATTTCTTCTTTTATTGATGATGACCTATCTCCCAGATTACCAACGAGTCCTGGGGTACGGCAATTTGTCAATATAGAGGATGCCTATAAAACAGGATTTGAATTGAGTTGGAACCAAGAATTGTTGGTAGGCCTACAACATCAATTGGGTATTGCCTATACCTATGCAAAAGATTTGGAACGTAATGAACCCCTACCAGAAATAGCTCCTTTAGATTTAAGGTACAGTTTAATAGGTAATTATGCAGATGGTAAACTTCAACCCGAATTGGTATTTAGGCATGTCATGCAACAGTCTCGAATATCACGGGAGTTTGGGGAGACAGAAACTCCAGCCTTTTCATTATTGAACGTTCAAGTGGCTTATCAACTGACGAAAGGGGCCAAAATAACAGCAGGGGTCAACAATATTTTTGATGAAAACTATTATGAGCATTTAAACAGGTCGGTACGAGGGAACAATGTTCCAATTTTCGCTCCGGGCAGAAATGCGTTCGCATCGATTAATTTTGCTTTTTAG